The following proteins are encoded in a genomic region of Actinomycetota bacterium:
- a CDS encoding adenine phosphoribosyltransferase, with product MTDRSARTERLLARRVRDIPDFPKPGIMFRDITPLMGDHVTLSTVIDEISVGFGRGSLDKVVGIEARGFIVAAPVAYHLAAGFVPVRKQGKLPWHTEAENYSLEYGEETLEIHSDAIQPGERVAIVDDVLATGGTALATARLVERLGGKVVRIAFVIELEALRGRDRLAEYDLLSLLRF from the coding sequence GTGACCGACCGAAGTGCGCGGACCGAGCGCCTTCTTGCGCGGCGGGTCCGGGACATCCCGGACTTCCCGAAGCCCGGGATCATGTTCCGCGACATCACCCCACTCATGGGGGACCACGTCACGCTCTCAACGGTGATCGACGAGATCTCGGTGGGGTTCGGGCGCGGAAGTCTCGACAAGGTAGTCGGCATCGAGGCGCGCGGGTTCATTGTGGCGGCGCCGGTGGCCTATCACCTAGCCGCCGGGTTCGTCCCGGTTCGCAAGCAGGGCAAGCTGCCGTGGCACACCGAGGCGGAGAACTACTCGCTGGAGTACGGCGAGGAGACGCTCGAGATCCACAGTGATGCGATTCAGCCCGGAGAACGGGTCGCGATCGTGGATGACGTGCTGGCAACGGGCGGAACTGCCTTGGCCACGGCTCGACTGGTCGAGCGGCTCGGGGGCAAGGTTGTGCGCATCGCGTTCGTTATTGAACTCGAAGCGTTGCGCGGCCGGGACCGTCTGGCCGAATACGACCTGCTGTCGCTTCTGCGGTTTTAG
- a CDS encoding bifunctional (p)ppGpp synthetase/guanosine-3',5'-bis(diphosphate) 3'-pyrophosphohydrolase yields the protein METPAGAPPEGRRKGVLARLRPADGEALDMRLQKLLQAVRTGNPKADLKLIERAYHYASESHRNQYRASGEQFIDHPLEVALILADMNLDTATIVCALLHDVVEDTPLTLKDIAAEFGEETAAIIDGVTKLDKITFRSREAHQAETLRKMIIAMARDIRVLLIKLADRLHNMRTIGHLARETQELKARETLEIYAPLAHRLGIHQIKWQLEDLAFATLHPKQFEEIVRMVEERQPEREKLVVKVIEDLSSALRETKVKATISGRPKHYWSIYQKMVIRGREFADIYDLVGLRVITESLKDCYGVLGISHALWKPVPGRFKDYVAMPKFNMYRSLHTTVAGPGGRPLEIQIRTESMHRTAEYGIAAHWKYKDGKGADDTDLSWLGQMLDSQKELADPGEFMESLRIDLYQDEVFVFTPKGDVRAFPAGATPIDFAYAVHTEVGHRCAGARINGKLVPLTTGLRSGDSVEIITSKSPDAAPSQDWLQVVATSRARNKIRAWFTRERREDAIEKGRDDLMRALRKASLPVQGTLSSGALGSVAGALHFASVEAMEAAIGEGHISAFVVVQRLEHEVSDDEDIMPAPSRPVRMRAPSEHGVVVEGVSDVLVRLARCCTPVPQDKIIGFVTRGRGVSVHRADCPNAGALGEQAERAIDVRWDAARKGAFTVGILVQALDRTKLLRDVTTAISEMGVNILGSSSHTDPRTRTAALRFNVELADPQHLAHILHQIKRVDAVYDAERIVPGHGKNG from the coding sequence ATGGAGACCCCGGCAGGCGCACCGCCGGAAGGGCGGCGCAAGGGAGTGCTCGCGCGCCTGCGTCCTGCGGACGGCGAGGCTCTCGACATGCGCTTGCAGAAACTACTCCAGGCGGTGCGCACCGGGAACCCGAAAGCAGACCTGAAGCTCATCGAACGTGCCTACCACTACGCCTCCGAGTCTCACCGCAATCAGTATCGGGCTTCGGGTGAGCAGTTCATCGATCATCCGCTTGAGGTCGCACTGATCCTCGCGGATATGAACTTGGACACCGCGACGATCGTGTGTGCGTTGCTGCACGACGTTGTAGAGGACACGCCGCTCACTCTCAAGGATATCGCTGCCGAGTTCGGTGAAGAGACGGCGGCGATCATCGACGGGGTCACCAAACTCGACAAGATCACGTTCCGGTCCCGCGAGGCGCACCAGGCTGAGACCTTGCGCAAGATGATCATCGCGATGGCCCGAGACATTCGTGTTCTGCTGATCAAGCTGGCCGACCGCCTCCACAACATGCGCACGATCGGCCATCTTGCCCGCGAGACGCAGGAACTGAAAGCTCGCGAGACGCTGGAGATCTACGCGCCGCTGGCGCACCGGTTGGGGATCCACCAAATTAAGTGGCAATTGGAAGACCTCGCGTTCGCGACGCTGCACCCGAAGCAGTTCGAAGAGATCGTGCGGATGGTGGAGGAGCGTCAACCCGAGCGCGAGAAGTTGGTGGTGAAGGTTATCGAGGACCTGTCGTCCGCTTTGCGTGAGACCAAGGTCAAGGCGACCATCAGTGGGCGACCTAAGCACTACTGGTCGATCTACCAGAAGATGGTGATCCGCGGCAGGGAGTTCGCCGACATCTACGACTTGGTGGGCCTGCGCGTTATCACCGAGTCCCTCAAGGATTGTTACGGGGTACTTGGAATCAGCCACGCACTGTGGAAGCCGGTGCCGGGCCGCTTCAAGGACTACGTGGCGATGCCCAAGTTCAACATGTATCGGTCTTTACACACGACGGTCGCGGGCCCCGGCGGACGGCCGCTGGAGATACAGATCCGGACCGAGTCGATGCATCGAACGGCGGAGTACGGCATCGCCGCGCACTGGAAGTACAAGGACGGAAAGGGTGCCGACGACACGGATCTGTCGTGGCTCGGGCAGATGCTTGACTCGCAGAAGGAACTGGCTGATCCCGGCGAGTTCATGGAGAGTCTGCGCATCGATTTGTATCAAGACGAAGTCTTCGTCTTTACGCCCAAGGGCGATGTGCGCGCGTTTCCCGCAGGCGCGACCCCGATCGACTTCGCTTACGCCGTCCATACAGAAGTGGGTCATCGGTGCGCGGGAGCCAGGATCAACGGCAAGCTCGTTCCGTTGACGACCGGACTGCGTTCGGGCGACTCCGTCGAGATCATCACGTCGAAGTCGCCGGATGCGGCACCGTCTCAGGACTGGCTGCAGGTCGTGGCGACTTCGCGCGCGCGCAACAAGATCCGCGCGTGGTTTACGCGGGAGCGACGCGAAGACGCGATCGAAAAGGGCCGCGACGACCTGATGCGCGCGTTGCGAAAGGCGAGCCTCCCGGTGCAGGGAACGCTTTCCTCAGGCGCGCTCGGTTCGGTTGCCGGCGCCCTGCACTTCGCGTCGGTCGAGGCGATGGAAGCGGCGATTGGAGAGGGGCACATCTCCGCCTTTGTTGTCGTGCAGCGACTCGAGCACGAAGTGTCCGACGACGAAGACATTATGCCGGCGCCGTCGCGACCCGTGCGGATGCGCGCGCCGTCCGAGCATGGCGTGGTCGTGGAAGGAGTGAGCGACGTTTTGGTGCGTCTTGCGCGGTGCTGCACTCCGGTCCCGCAGGACAAGATCATCGGCTTCGTCACACGGGGCCGGGGCGTTTCGGTACACCGGGCGGACTGCCCGAACGCGGGGGCCCTCGGCGAGCAGGCAGAGCGCGCCATCGATGTTCGCTGGGACGCCGCCCGAAAGGGCGCGTTCACAGTCGGCATCTTGGTGCAGGCGCTGGACCGTACGAAGTTGCTGCGCGACGTCACTACTGCCATCAGTGAGATGGGAGTGAACATCCTCGGGTCGTCGAGCCACACCGACCCACGCACGCGCACCGCGGCGTTGCGGTTCAACGTCGAACTTGCCGACCCTCAGCACCTTGCTCACATCCTTCACCAGATCAAGCGAGTGGACGCCGTCTACGACGCAGAGCGCATCGTGCCCGGCCACGGAAAGAACGGGTAG
- the secF gene encoding protein translocase subunit SecF, with amino-acid sequence MSGLGKIVRGEANFDIIGRLKMWAAVSGVLIAASFLGLFGRGLNLGLEFKGGTSLTVPLKQEMPAKDIEHALAKFDLADLKVQVSTDRATKQRQALVRTSHVEDRQKLIGIQTALAVIGEQRLADGSPNLDAVSLQDVGPTWGKQVSSKALRGLIVFLVLVALYIGVRFEARMAIAALFALLHDLIVTAGLYALIGFVVTPATVIALLTLLGYSLYDTVVVFDKIRENTKSIGRSDRITYSEIANRSVNQVLMRSINTSMSTLMPISALLFVGVYLFKAGTLEDLALALFIGMLVGTYSSIFVASPLLAVLKEREPRYRSIRMRAMRDSSGEAREQVRVSTSVDPDETVPSPVAPARPATSARVATSAPRQRGRKRGAGKGRRR; translated from the coding sequence ATGAGCGGCCTGGGCAAGATCGTTCGCGGTGAGGCCAACTTCGACATCATCGGTCGCCTGAAGATGTGGGCGGCCGTCTCCGGCGTGCTGATCGCTGCCAGTTTTCTCGGACTGTTCGGTCGCGGGCTGAATCTCGGATTGGAGTTCAAGGGCGGGACCTCGCTGACCGTTCCCCTCAAGCAGGAGATGCCGGCGAAAGACATCGAGCACGCGCTGGCGAAGTTCGATCTCGCTGATCTGAAGGTGCAGGTCTCGACCGACCGGGCCACCAAGCAGCGACAGGCGTTGGTCCGCACAAGTCATGTTGAAGATCGGCAGAAGTTGATCGGAATCCAGACCGCGCTTGCGGTGATCGGCGAACAGCGTCTTGCCGACGGCTCCCCGAATCTGGACGCGGTCAGCCTGCAGGACGTGGGTCCCACTTGGGGCAAGCAGGTATCGAGCAAGGCATTGCGGGGACTAATTGTCTTCCTCGTTTTGGTGGCCTTGTATATCGGCGTGCGATTCGAAGCAAGGATGGCAATCGCCGCGTTGTTTGCTTTGCTTCACGACCTGATCGTGACCGCCGGGCTCTACGCCCTGATCGGCTTCGTCGTCACTCCCGCGACGGTGATCGCTTTGCTTACGTTGCTCGGTTACTCGCTGTACGACACCGTTGTTGTGTTCGACAAGATCCGCGAGAACACGAAATCGATTGGGCGCTCCGACCGGATCACCTATTCCGAAATCGCGAACCGGTCCGTGAACCAAGTGCTGATGCGTTCGATCAACACGTCGATGTCGACCTTGATGCCGATTTCGGCATTGTTGTTCGTCGGCGTCTATCTGTTTAAGGCCGGCACGCTGGAGGACCTTGCACTTGCCTTGTTCATCGGGATGCTCGTGGGGACGTACTCGAGCATCTTTGTTGCTTCGCCGCTGCTTGCGGTGTTGAAGGAGCGCGAGCCGCGGTACCGCTCTATTCGGATGCGGGCCATGCGTGACTCAAGCGGCGAGGCGCGCGAGCAGGTGCGCGTATCGACGTCCGTCGACCCGGATGAAACGGTGCCGAGTCCGGTTGCCCCGGCGCGCCCGGCAACCTCGGCCCGGGTTGCGACATCTGCTCCTCGGCAGAGAGGGCGCAAGCGAGGGGCCGGAAAAGGTCGCCGGCGGTGA